One segment of Anopheles stephensi strain Indian chromosome 3, UCI_ANSTEP_V1.0, whole genome shotgun sequence DNA contains the following:
- the LOC118512886 gene encoding ubiquitin carboxyl-terminal hydrolase isozyme L5 → MADSAGEWCLIESDPGVFTELIKEFGVDGVQVEELWSLDEDSFKDLEPVHGLVFLFKWVKDDEPAGSIVQDSRLEKIFFAKQVINNACATQAILSILLNATHSDINLGATLTDFKEFACTFDAYNKGLALSNASQIRTVHNSFARQTLFELDNKSSGKEDVFHFVGYVPVDGRLYELDGLKEGPIDHGAVGSGQDWLKVVRPIIEKRMLKYSKGEIHFNLMAIVSDRQLIYQRQIDELLKSDEGEMETDAKQDKINHLKMLIDDEAAKRKQYKTENIRRKHNYLPFIVELLKALAENGQLMPLYEKAKQRALEREAAKSKQS, encoded by the exons ATGGCGGACAGCGCAGGAGAATGGTGTTTGATCGAGAGTGATCCCGGTGTATTCACAGAACTCATCAAAGAGTTTG GCGTTGATGGTGTTCAGGTGGAAGAACTGTGGAGTTTGGATGAGGACAGCTTTAAAGATCTAGA ACCAGTGCACGGGCTAGTGTTTCTGTTCAAGTGGGTAAAGGATGATGAACCGGCCGGTTCCATCGTGCAGGACAGCCGACTGGAGAAAATCTTTTTCGCCAAGCAGGTGATCAACAATGCTTGCGCAACACAGGCCATTCTTAGTATTCTGCTGAACGCGACCCACTCGGACATTAATCTCGGTGCTACGTTGACAGATTTTAAGGAGTTTGCCTGTACGTTTGATGCGTACAACAAAGGTCTTGCGCTCAGCAACGCCAGCCAGATACGAACCGTGCACAACTCGTTTGCTCGGCAAACGTTGTTCGAGCTGGACAACAAGAGCTCCGGTAAGGAGGATGTGTTCCATTTCGTTGGTTACGTCCCGGTCGATGGACGTCTGTACGAGCTGGACGGGCTGAAGGAGGGTCCGATCGATCACGGTGCCGTTGGCTCCGGCCAGGATTGGCTGAAGGTGGTGCGACCGATTATCGAGAAGCGCATGCTAAAGTACAGCAAAGGAGAGATCCACTTCAATCTGATGGCGATCGTGTCCGACCGGCAGCTTATTTATCAGCGCCAGATCGATGAGTTGCTGAAGTCGGACGAGGGTGAGATGGAAACGGATGCAAAGCAGGATAAAATCAACCATCTGAAAATGCTGATCGATGATGAGGCGGCCAAACGTAAGCAATACAAAACGGAGAACATTCGCCGCAAGCACAACTATCTGCCATTTATTGTGGAGTTGCTGAAGGCGCTGGCGGAGAATGGGCAGTTGATGCCGCTGTACGAAAAGGCGAAGCAGCGTGCACTGGAGCGAGAGGCAGCCAAGTCGAAGCAATCATAA
- the LOC118512887 gene encoding translin, which translates to MQNNVKNIFDSFNDYLVKEQELRTEIRDIVRDIDQAAKEAAIVLQIIHSSMADVPAACAKARTIFATCREGYGKLAALIPAGQYYRYHDHWHYMTQRIVFLIALTIYLEKGFLVNRETAAEILGLTIDQKQGFHLDIEDYLVGILQLASELSRYAVNSVILGDYERPLMISKFVADLNSGFRLLNLKNDSLRKRFDALKYDVKKIEEIVYDISIRGLRTEAAAVAPTAASSATEPSSVEEAKQT; encoded by the exons ATGCAGAACAATGTGAAAAACATTTTCGACAGCTTCAACGATTATCTCGTAAAGGAGCAGGAGCTGCGTACG GAAATCCGTGACATCGTACGCGACATCGATCAGGCCGCGAAGGAAGCGGCCATCGTGCTGCAAATCATTCACAGCAGTATGGCCGATGTGCCGGCGGCCTGTGCCAAGGCACGAACCATCTTCGCAACCTGCCGCGAAGGGTACGGCAAGCTGGCGGCACTCATTCCGGCCGGACAGTACTACCGGTATCACGACCATTGGCATTACATGACGCAGCGTATCGTGTTTCTAATCGCGCTCACGATTTATCTCGAGAAAGGGTTTCTCGTTAATCGGGAGACGGCGGCAGAAATTCTAGGAC TGACTATTGATCAAAAGCAAGGATTTCATCTAGATATCGAGGACTACCTAGTAGGTATTCTACAGCTCGCTTCGGAGCTG AGCCGCTATGCCGTCAACTCCGTCATTTTGGGTGACTACGAGCGGCCGCTCATGATCTCAAAGTTTGTGGCTGATCTCAACTCAGGCTTCCGGCTGTTGAATCTCAAGAACGACTCGCTTCGCAAGCGCTTCGATGCGCTCAAGTACGACGTGAAGAAGATCGAGGAAATAGTGTACGATATCAGCATACGGGGATTGCGCACCGAGGCGGCTGCTGTGGCACCCACCGCAGCTTCCTCCGCTACCGAACCGTCGTCCGTAGaagaagcgaaacaaacaTAA
- the LOC118512888 gene encoding biogenesis of lysosome-related organelles complex 1 subunit 4, producing the protein MAEELAHDYSGYFKASNLDQELKPITVGIDRMMLRLEEFENLLELVKAESGVALNQNVPKLLALHPELDVLCERIDKLEQFVQMVGRNLDAVEKQVQIAEEELDIPDKTINVLLKSLNIFGKPKPTERLTNRNANGTYEPVPVFKTEQYFRPNGPEQPNATSDRLSEEEQPSPSCEDDCDTGTPEK; encoded by the exons ATGGCAGAAGAACTGGCACACGATTACTCTGGCTACTTCAAGGCATCGAACCTAGATCAGGAG CTAAAACCGATCACGGTTGGGATCGATCGGATGATGCTGCGATTGGAAGAGTTTGAAAACTTGCTCGAGCTCGTAAAGGCCGAATCGGGTGTGGCGCTGAACCAGAACGTACCGAAACTGTTGGCGCTACACCCTGAGCTGGACGTGCTGTGCGAGCGTATCGACAAGCTGGAACAGTTCGTGCAGATGGTTGGCCGGAATCTGGATGCGGTCGAGAAACAGGTGCAGATTGCGGAGGAAGAGCTCGACATACCGGACAAGACGATAAACGTGCTGCTAAAGTCGTTGAACATTTTCGGCAAACCGAAACCCACCGAACGGCTCACGAACCGGAACGCAAACGGGACGTACGAGCCGGTGCCGGTGTTCAAGACGGAACAGTACTTCCGACCAAATGGACCAGAACAACCGAACGCAACCTCCGATAGGCTAAGCGAAGAGGAACAACCATCGCCCTCCTGTGAAGACGACTGTGATACTGGAACGCCGGAAAAGTGA